In Elaeis guineensis isolate ETL-2024a chromosome 1, EG11, whole genome shotgun sequence, a genomic segment contains:
- the LOC105061499 gene encoding uncharacterized protein, translating into MPATATTTAMVTTTAVVGQGLHPAECGGDGCDSRNPWPLHNVRYRGVFCRLCTSCVLRYHHGSFCSTCFDILDGAAATAGGGGPSPADRPVVQCSKCPSVSHLACLPAPELAAQFVCPSCKNPDDFSYFPVSMREETASEGEKPSDGSLKIDSSNAKVLLAAAQLAAASMSRAAAAARVEAERKVKEAAMARKRAREMLETACVVSKKEKEKQAKVEQETALVSKPEEVEPKKKILQPSGTVAAVLAAQKRIQNREREKLKKFHDPLIMGQRPAQGIAENDKSHGTSMSGPKDVSGNVKNEGGTDQEKRNLIKNAGNGTRGAQ; encoded by the coding sequence ATGCCGGCGACGGCCACGACGACAGCGATGGTGACGACGACGGCGGTGGTGGGGCAAGGCCTCCACCCGGCCGAGTGCGGCGGCGACGGCTGCGACTCCCGGAACCCCTGGCCGCTCCACAACGTCCGCTATCGCGGCGTCTTCTGCCGCCTCTGCACCTCCTGCGTCCTCAGATACCACCATGGATCCTTCTGCTCCACCTGCTTTGACATCCTTGACGGCGCCGCCGCCACCGCCGGTGGCGGAGGCCCCTCGCCGGCAGACCGCCCCGTCGTCCAATGTTCCAAGTGCCCCTCCGTCTCTCACCTCGCCTGCCTCCCCGCCCCCGAGCTCGCTGCCCAGTTTGTCTGCCCTAGCTGCAAGAACCCCGATGACTTCTCCTACTTCCCTGTCTCCATGCGAGAAGAGACTGCCAGTGAAGGCGAGAAGCCATCAGATGGAAGTCTGAAGATTGACTCTTCCAACGCGAAGGTGCTTCTTGCCGCTGCGCAGCTGGCGGCAGCTTCGATGAGCAGAGCGGCGGCGGCCGCGAGGGTTGAGGCCGAGCGGAAGGTTAAGGAGGCCGCGATGGCAAGGAAGAGGGCGAGGGAGATGCTTGAGACAGCTTGTGTAGTTtccaagaaagaaaaggaaaagcaaGCCAAGGTGGAGCAAGAGACAGCATTGGTATCCAAGCCAGAGGAGGTGGAGCCAAAGAAGAAAATACTGCAGCCGAGCGGGACTGTTGCTGCTGTCCTGGCAGCACAGAAGAGGATCCAGAATAGGGAGAGGGAGAAGCTGAAGAAGTTCCATGATCCACTCATTATGGGGCAGAGGCCAGCGCAGGGAATTGCAGAGAACGATAAGTCTCATGGGACTTCAATGTCTGGCCCGAAGGATGTCTCGGGGAACGTGAAGAACGAAGGCGGCACTGATCAGGAAAAGAGAAATTTAATAAAGAATGCTGGTAATGGTACCAGGGGAGCTCAATAG